One Halioglobus japonicus DNA segment encodes these proteins:
- a CDS encoding MJ1255/VC2487 family glycosyltransferase — MNILYGVQGTGQGHISRARAMAQALAAWPVDVTWLFSGRPREALFDMELFGDFVYRRGLTFSTSAGKLRYMSTTFNNNVPRFLQDARQLDLDAFDLIVCDYEPVVARAAAKARRDVIGIGHQYAFGPTTPRAGTSWLQETIMSRFAPVTTPIGLHWHPYADNVLPPILDLPPLALEQGEHMLVYLPFEDQKAVTKVLQQFPGWKFVQYSPALQNEQQGNVSLRKADVTGFKQHLATCSGVICNSGFELISECLQWRKPVLTKPLDGQMEQHSNALALSQLGYATTIASLDALALAQWLAQPKVTANIQFPDVAAGLARWLAAGANTPPEDLSRQLWGARALNLIPAPRPGAPLGVVA; from the coding sequence GTGAATATCTTATACGGCGTGCAGGGAACGGGGCAGGGTCATATCAGTCGCGCACGGGCAATGGCCCAGGCCCTCGCCGCGTGGCCAGTGGACGTCACCTGGCTGTTTTCGGGGCGGCCTCGCGAGGCGCTTTTTGATATGGAGTTATTCGGCGATTTCGTTTATCGCCGCGGCCTGACCTTCAGCACCAGCGCCGGCAAATTGCGCTACATGAGCACCACCTTCAACAACAATGTGCCGCGCTTTCTCCAGGATGCGCGCCAGCTCGACCTCGACGCTTTTGATCTCATCGTCTGCGATTACGAACCGGTAGTGGCCCGCGCAGCGGCAAAAGCGCGTCGTGATGTGATTGGTATCGGCCATCAGTATGCATTTGGCCCCACCACACCCAGAGCGGGCACAAGTTGGTTGCAAGAAACCATCATGTCCCGGTTCGCACCGGTGACAACCCCTATCGGACTGCACTGGCACCCCTACGCCGACAACGTCCTGCCTCCCATTCTGGACCTGCCGCCACTGGCCCTAGAACAGGGCGAGCACATGCTGGTCTACCTGCCCTTTGAAGACCAAAAAGCAGTGACAAAAGTGCTACAACAATTCCCTGGGTGGAAGTTTGTACAGTATTCGCCCGCTCTACAGAATGAGCAACAAGGCAATGTCAGCCTGCGCAAGGCAGATGTCACAGGCTTTAAACAGCACCTCGCCACCTGTAGCGGCGTCATCTGTAACAGCGGCTTTGAACTCATTAGCGAGTGCCTGCAGTGGCGCAAACCTGTGCTAACCAAACCCCTCGATGGCCAGATGGAGCAGCACTCCAATGCGCTCGCACTCAGCCAGCTAGGTTATGCCACCACCATCGCCAGCCTCGATGCACTGGCCCTGGCCCAGTGGCTGGCGCAACCCAAAGTCACAGCCAACATCCAGTTTCCGGATGTAGCCGCAGGCCTGGCCCGCTGGCTGGCCGCTGGCGCTAACACCCCACCGGAAGATCTCAGCCGGCAACTATGGGGCGCTCGGGCGCTCAACCTCATACCTGCGCCAAGACCGGGCGCGCCACTGGGCGTCGTCGCCTGA
- a CDS encoding phosphatase PAP2 family protein: protein MEILGKLQKLEMRLLAGVFRQTERRMVIPMAKAVSHSGDGYLHVLVPLLLWSLDPAGFNALLPLLALTLVIERSVYFCVKNGLRRPRPQESVPGFRSLIRASDQFSFPSGHSSGAFLLATCLLLVYGPVAGGLFLWGFAVALSRVLLGVHFPGDTLAGALMGTGLALLTASLLGVH, encoded by the coding sequence ATGGAAATACTCGGCAAATTGCAGAAACTGGAGATGCGGCTGCTGGCAGGTGTTTTCCGCCAGACCGAGCGCCGCATGGTCATTCCCATGGCGAAAGCCGTCTCGCATTCAGGCGACGGTTATCTCCATGTGCTGGTGCCACTCCTGTTGTGGTCCCTCGACCCAGCCGGCTTCAATGCATTGCTACCACTGCTCGCCCTGACACTGGTTATCGAACGCAGCGTGTATTTTTGTGTGAAAAACGGGCTGCGTCGGCCCCGGCCCCAGGAATCAGTACCGGGATTTCGCAGCCTGATCCGCGCCAGCGATCAGTTCAGCTTCCCTTCGGGACACAGCTCCGGCGCATTTCTGCTTGCCACCTGCCTGTTGCTGGTTTACGGCCCCGTCGCAGGGGGGCTGTTCCTCTGGGGGTTCGCCGTGGCCTTATCCCGGGTGCTGTTGGGCGTCCACTTTCCAGGCGACACCCTCGCTGGCGCGTTAATGGGAACTGGCCTGGCCCTGCTCACCGCGTCGCTACTGGGAGTGCACTAG
- a CDS encoding glutamine amidotransferase-related protein has translation MKIGILKTDAVNPRWVGEYGEYPDMFAKLLSDVDPGLEFVTYDVEEGQFPADIDEVDAYLMTGSKSSVYEDKAWIAQSMDLIREIDARKKKLVGICFGHQLVAQALGGKTEKSTKGWGQGLHTHTFNQTPQWHDGDNPDFNILVSHQDQVVENADGAEVLAGSDFCENAVVQIGNHILTFQGHPEFTSGYSSEIMNFRREMIGEEVYEKGMASLATADQGDRVARWIVNFLRSE, from the coding sequence ATGAAGATTGGCATTCTCAAGACAGACGCAGTCAATCCACGTTGGGTAGGCGAATACGGCGAGTATCCCGATATGTTTGCCAAGCTGCTGAGCGACGTTGATCCTGGCCTGGAATTTGTCACATACGATGTCGAGGAAGGCCAGTTTCCTGCAGATATCGACGAGGTTGATGCCTACCTGATGACGGGCAGCAAATCTTCCGTATACGAAGACAAAGCATGGATCGCCCAATCCATGGATCTGATTCGCGAGATCGACGCTCGCAAGAAGAAACTGGTGGGTATTTGCTTCGGCCATCAATTGGTGGCCCAGGCGCTGGGCGGAAAAACCGAAAAGTCCACCAAGGGCTGGGGGCAGGGTCTGCATACCCACACCTTCAATCAGACGCCGCAATGGCACGACGGCGACAATCCTGATTTTAATATTCTGGTCAGCCATCAGGACCAGGTGGTCGAAAATGCCGACGGCGCCGAGGTGCTGGCCGGTAGTGATTTCTGTGAGAATGCGGTCGTCCAGATCGGCAATCATATCCTCACGTTCCAGGGCCACCCGGAATTCACGTCGGGCTACTCCTCAGAAATTATGAACTTCCGCCGGGAGATGATTGGCGAGGAAGTCTACGAGAAAGGAATGGCGTCGCTGGCCACGGCGGATCAGGGCGATCGCGTGGCGCGTTGGATCGTCAACTTCCTGCGCAGCGAATAG
- a CDS encoding STAS domain-containing protein codes for MDLTTTVSIDEENSVARVSLDGALNTDTAPAFELRLQEVVDAGYQLTVLDMKELDYISSAGLRVIFKAAKQTRSDGRNLAAANRKPHIDKVFEILKALPDMAVFANEQELDDYLDAMQSKSRDE; via the coding sequence ATGGACCTGACAACCACTGTATCCATTGACGAAGAAAACTCGGTAGCCCGGGTCAGCCTCGACGGCGCCCTGAATACCGACACTGCGCCGGCGTTTGAATTGCGCCTGCAGGAAGTGGTCGATGCAGGTTACCAGCTCACCGTACTCGACATGAAAGAGCTGGATTACATCAGCTCGGCGGGGCTGCGGGTCATTTTCAAAGCGGCCAAACAAACCCGCTCAGACGGGCGCAACCTGGCGGCCGCCAATCGCAAGCCACACATCGACAAAGTATTCGAGATTCTCAAGGCGCTGCCGGATATGGCCGTGTTTGCCAACGAGCAGGAACTCGATGACTATCTCGATGCCATGCAGAGCAAATCCCGCGACGAATAA
- a CDS encoding SpoIIE family protein phosphatase translates to MRGSISTRLIVLITLCTAVIVGGGMLLDYRVSRAEILERLDLESNERVKAVVVDIENWLSGVEAATGFLGQILSQREYSEEGLKQMLRDLVQGNEEIYGAAIALSPNQAESGEGFAPYFFHSDTGIAYANLASREADYQQQPWFRAPIETAKPVWSEPYFDNGGGEALMTTYSVPVYRIDEEGQRFLYAVVTADVLVEDLHRVLQQLHLGEHSNGLLLSTEGMLLSSRQAPEALRHYSEIAIAPENLKPWRDLLDHVRGGQAISREVECPEIEGQCTLRMGTLQSNGWPIGIVYSQNEVLEPLYNYQIKTVIISVCTILGMALVVSLVTHSITRPLSYLSAASANIARGNMDSPLPPAKGNDEIATLVRSFESMSKDLKTYIADLESVTASRSRLEGELAAAREIQMSMLPGAGEARLQQPPVDLWARVEPAKTVGGDLYTYSLNDNHLLLAVGDVSDKGVPAALFMARAISLIQQLSSLSVAPNEAMTWLNNSLERDNPSCMFVTLFLGVLNTTTGELRFATAGHTAPSLLRNNEVTVIDQDTGPALGLIPDQDYPDNLLTLCPADRLAIYTDGIDEAFNSAGEMFGVERFNKQLQNTGALDLAAAGAALFQAVASHAQEQPQSDDITLLLLEPSAGKHGSQRQSFDLAPGLTRRVQSWLEPVLNNWSVPDDAVMEMLLIAEELVTNVQKYGELQAKHEIAVTLRLDGQTLALQVRDPGVAFNPLAQAERADLGADIESAEIGGLGVHLITGLSNRQHYAREGEYNVLTIEKDLPVWT, encoded by the coding sequence GTGCGCGGCAGCATATCCACGCGCCTGATCGTCCTGATCACCCTGTGCACGGCGGTGATCGTGGGCGGTGGCATGCTACTCGACTATCGCGTCTCCCGCGCTGAAATTCTCGAGCGCCTCGACCTCGAATCCAACGAGCGTGTGAAGGCGGTGGTAGTCGACATTGAAAACTGGCTCAGCGGCGTAGAAGCAGCCACGGGCTTTCTGGGCCAAATTCTCTCCCAGCGCGAGTACAGCGAGGAAGGCCTCAAGCAAATGCTCCGCGACCTGGTCCAGGGCAACGAGGAGATCTACGGCGCAGCCATTGCGCTAAGCCCCAATCAGGCTGAATCCGGTGAGGGTTTTGCCCCTTACTTCTTCCATAGCGATACCGGCATCGCCTATGCCAACCTGGCAAGTCGCGAAGCCGATTACCAGCAGCAGCCGTGGTTCCGCGCGCCCATAGAAACGGCCAAGCCAGTCTGGTCTGAGCCCTACTTCGACAATGGCGGCGGCGAGGCATTGATGACCACCTACTCAGTGCCCGTGTACCGCATTGATGAGGAGGGGCAACGCTTCCTGTATGCGGTGGTGACCGCTGACGTACTCGTGGAAGACTTACACCGGGTATTGCAGCAGTTACACCTGGGTGAGCACAGCAATGGCCTGCTGCTCAGCACAGAAGGCATGTTGCTGAGCAGCCGCCAGGCCCCCGAGGCACTGCGCCATTATTCCGAGATAGCGATTGCGCCTGAGAACCTGAAACCCTGGCGGGACTTGCTCGATCATGTGCGCGGCGGCCAGGCCATTAGCCGCGAGGTCGAGTGCCCGGAGATCGAAGGTCAATGCACACTGCGCATGGGCACACTGCAATCAAATGGCTGGCCAATCGGCATCGTCTACTCCCAGAATGAAGTGCTGGAACCGCTGTACAACTACCAGATCAAAACCGTCATTATCAGCGTGTGCACGATTCTTGGCATGGCGCTGGTGGTGTCGCTGGTAACGCACAGTATTACCCGGCCGCTCTCCTACCTGAGTGCCGCAAGCGCCAATATTGCCCGAGGCAATATGGATTCGCCGCTGCCGCCGGCCAAGGGCAATGACGAAATCGCCACATTGGTGCGCAGCTTCGAAAGCATGAGTAAGGATCTCAAAACCTATATTGCTGATCTTGAAAGCGTCACCGCCTCACGCAGCCGCCTGGAAGGTGAGCTGGCTGCGGCCCGGGAAATTCAGATGTCGATGTTGCCCGGCGCCGGCGAGGCGCGCTTACAACAACCACCTGTAGACTTATGGGCACGGGTTGAGCCCGCCAAAACCGTGGGCGGCGATCTGTACACCTACAGCCTCAACGACAATCACCTGCTGCTTGCGGTGGGCGATGTCAGCGACAAGGGTGTGCCTGCAGCACTGTTTATGGCCCGTGCCATCAGCCTGATCCAACAACTGTCGAGCCTGTCTGTTGCTCCCAACGAGGCCATGACGTGGCTGAACAATTCCCTTGAGCGGGACAACCCCAGTTGCATGTTCGTCACCCTGTTTCTGGGGGTCTTGAATACGACGACGGGCGAACTGCGCTTCGCCACCGCCGGGCATACGGCTCCCAGCCTGTTGCGGAACAACGAGGTTACCGTCATCGATCAGGACACCGGACCTGCGCTGGGCCTTATACCGGATCAGGACTATCCGGATAATCTGCTGACGCTATGCCCCGCCGACCGGCTGGCCATTTACACCGACGGTATCGACGAGGCCTTTAACAGCGCCGGTGAGATGTTCGGGGTGGAGCGGTTCAACAAGCAACTGCAAAACACCGGAGCTCTGGATCTGGCCGCTGCCGGCGCGGCACTGTTCCAGGCGGTGGCGAGCCATGCCCAGGAACAACCCCAATCTGACGACATAACCCTGCTACTGCTGGAACCCTCGGCAGGCAAGCACGGCTCACAGCGCCAGAGCTTTGACCTCGCGCCGGGACTCACGCGCAGGGTACAGAGCTGGCTGGAGCCCGTTCTCAATAACTGGTCGGTGCCCGATGATGCGGTCATGGAAATGCTGCTCATCGCCGAAGAGCTGGTCACTAATGTACAGAAATACGGCGAGCTGCAGGCCAAGCATGAGATTGCCGTGACCTTACGCCTGGATGGCCAGACTCTGGCGCTGCAAGTGCGCGACCCCGGCGTGGCATTCAACCCGCTGGCACAGGCGGAACGAGCAGACCTGGGAGCGGATATAGAATCTGCCGAGATCGGTGGCCTTGGTGTACACTTGATCACCGGGCTGAGCAATCGACAGCACTATGCGCGAGAAGGCGAGTACAACGTACTCACAATTGAAAAGGACTTACCCGTATGGACCTGA
- a CDS encoding VOC family protein produces MKYLHTMVRARDLDESMDFYCNKLGLVEVKRYDSEAGRFTLVFLAAPGDEVDPESGLGRIAPCLEITWNWDTENYDGGRNFGHLAYEVEDIYATCQKLMDAGVTINRPPRDGSMAFVRSPDGISIELLQQGDALAPAEPWASMENTGSW; encoded by the coding sequence ATGAAATACCTGCACACCATGGTCCGCGCCCGCGACCTGGACGAGAGCATGGACTTCTACTGCAACAAGCTCGGCCTGGTTGAAGTCAAGCGCTATGACAGCGAGGCCGGGCGTTTTACCCTGGTGTTTCTCGCTGCACCGGGTGATGAGGTCGACCCCGAAAGCGGGCTGGGCCGTATCGCTCCCTGCCTGGAGATCACCTGGAACTGGGATACCGAAAACTACGACGGCGGCCGCAATTTCGGGCACCTGGCCTATGAGGTGGAAGATATTTACGCCACCTGTCAGAAGCTGATGGACGCCGGTGTCACCATAAATCGTCCGCCCCGCGATGGCAGCATGGCCTTCGTGCGCTCACCGGATGGCATCTCGATCGAACTACTGCAGCAGGGTGACGCTCTCGCACCAGCCGAACCCTGGGCTTCCATGGAAAACACCGGTAGCTGGTAA
- a CDS encoding FAD-dependent oxidoreductase — translation MSDTKKATPTQPRHVRDVSNWDKETDVAIVGFGGAGGCAAIEAADAGADVTIFELASASGGSTAMSSAEIYMGGSGGTRVQKACGFDDSTEDMVTYMMMSAGPQADEAKIRNYCESSSAHFDWLTGLGVPFKDSFHEERAIMCLTDDCLLYTGSEKAYPFRHHAKPCPRGHNLEIEGDNGGPLFMKIVTENVEKRDSITVEYETRALCLIADDEGAVAGLVIRQGKKELNVRARKGVILCAGGFNMNEEMLQKYAPKLLRGNEPIGNPGDTGTGIMMGMSVGGAAINMHEGFISIPYYPPASITGGIVVNDKGQRFINEDVYHSRLGQAVLDQPGDRFYFILTVEQYGDYEKFNFMGASIAGTGETIAELEEELGLRKGTLENTINIYNEDVAAGEDTQFHKGAEWLQTLELPLVALDITPGRGAFVPYFTLGGLDTLPTGEVVDPQRNVVPGLYAAGRTACGVVRRADGYSSGMSVGDATFSGRLAGKQAAARS, via the coding sequence ATGAGTGACACCAAAAAGGCCACCCCCACCCAGCCACGCCACGTTCGCGACGTGAGCAACTGGGACAAGGAAACCGACGTAGCCATTGTTGGCTTTGGCGGCGCCGGCGGCTGCGCGGCGATTGAGGCCGCTGATGCGGGTGCGGATGTCACCATATTTGAACTGGCCAGCGCCAGTGGTGGCTCCACCGCCATGTCCAGCGCCGAGATCTACATGGGCGGCAGTGGCGGCACCCGGGTGCAGAAGGCCTGTGGTTTTGATGACTCGACCGAAGACATGGTCACCTACATGATGATGTCCGCCGGGCCCCAGGCTGACGAAGCCAAGATCCGCAATTACTGCGAAAGCAGCTCCGCCCACTTCGACTGGCTGACGGGGCTGGGTGTGCCCTTCAAGGACAGCTTCCACGAGGAGCGGGCCATTATGTGCCTCACCGACGATTGCCTGCTCTACACAGGGTCAGAGAAGGCCTATCCGTTCCGCCACCACGCCAAGCCCTGCCCCCGTGGCCACAACCTCGAGATTGAAGGCGATAACGGCGGCCCGCTGTTCATGAAGATCGTCACCGAGAATGTTGAAAAGCGCGACAGCATCACCGTGGAGTACGAAACCCGCGCGCTGTGCCTGATTGCGGATGACGAAGGCGCGGTAGCGGGCCTGGTTATCCGTCAGGGCAAGAAAGAACTCAACGTGCGCGCTCGCAAGGGCGTCATCCTCTGCGCCGGCGGCTTCAACATGAACGAAGAAATGCTGCAGAAATACGCCCCCAAGCTGCTGCGCGGCAATGAGCCTATCGGCAACCCCGGCGATACCGGCACCGGCATTATGATGGGCATGTCTGTGGGTGGCGCCGCCATCAACATGCACGAAGGCTTTATCAGTATTCCCTACTACCCGCCCGCCAGCATTACCGGTGGCATCGTGGTCAACGATAAGGGCCAGCGTTTTATCAACGAAGACGTCTACCATTCTCGCCTCGGCCAGGCGGTGCTCGATCAGCCCGGTGATCGCTTTTATTTCATTCTCACCGTGGAGCAGTACGGCGACTACGAGAAGTTCAACTTTATGGGCGCCTCAATTGCGGGCACCGGCGAGACCATCGCCGAGCTGGAAGAAGAGCTGGGCCTGCGCAAGGGTACGCTGGAAAACACGATCAACATCTACAACGAAGATGTGGCCGCAGGCGAAGACACCCAGTTCCACAAAGGCGCAGAGTGGCTGCAGACCCTGGAACTGCCCCTGGTGGCGCTGGATATCACCCCCGGACGTGGTGCTTTCGTCCCCTACTTCACCCTCGGCGGCCTCGACACACTGCCCACCGGCGAAGTGGTAGACCCACAACGCAACGTGGTTCCCGGCCTGTACGCAGCCGGTCGCACCGCCTGCGGCGTGGTCCGCCGGGCCGACGGCTACTCCTCCGGTATGTCGGTCGGCGACGCCACTTTCTCAGGCCGCCTGGCCGGCAAGCAGGCCGCCGCCCGCAGTTGA
- the rdgC gene encoding recombination-associated protein RdgC, translating to MWFKNIRAYRLTTPFDLSAEQLGEQLAQRAFEPCAKSQALSLGWVAPLGEESGELAHSAGGRLLIKLKREEKLLPSTVVREQLEEKVAHIEEEQARKVYRKERLTLKDEIIQDCLPRAFSRSSAVFAYIDTRANWIFVDAASAARAEELLNLLRECIGSFPVVLPQVNNAPSATMTGWLAHQNLPDDFVLGEECELRELGEEGGVVRCRGVDLLSEEVETHLNAGKQVSRLALQWEERVKLVLAEDLCLRRLKFSEELMKENDDIPEADNAARLDADFALMSDAITGLQDRVITIFGGEAE from the coding sequence ATGTGGTTTAAGAACATCCGGGCCTACCGCCTCACCACTCCCTTTGATTTGTCCGCCGAACAGCTGGGAGAACAACTGGCGCAGCGGGCCTTTGAGCCCTGCGCCAAGTCCCAGGCGCTGTCCCTGGGATGGGTTGCCCCCCTGGGCGAAGAATCCGGTGAGCTTGCCCATTCTGCGGGCGGTCGCCTGCTGATCAAGCTCAAGCGTGAAGAGAAGCTCCTGCCCTCCACGGTGGTGCGTGAGCAGCTCGAGGAAAAAGTGGCACACATCGAGGAAGAGCAGGCCCGCAAGGTGTATCGCAAGGAGCGCCTGACCCTCAAAGACGAGATCATCCAGGATTGCCTGCCCCGCGCATTCAGCCGCTCCAGTGCGGTTTTCGCCTACATTGACACCCGCGCCAACTGGATTTTTGTGGATGCCGCCAGCGCCGCCCGGGCCGAGGAATTGCTCAACCTGTTGCGCGAATGTATCGGCAGCTTTCCGGTGGTGCTGCCTCAGGTGAACAACGCCCCTTCGGCGACCATGACCGGTTGGCTGGCCCACCAGAACCTGCCTGACGATTTCGTTCTGGGGGAAGAGTGTGAGCTCCGTGAACTCGGCGAGGAAGGTGGCGTGGTGCGCTGTCGCGGCGTTGATTTGTTAAGTGAAGAGGTGGAAACTCACCTCAATGCCGGTAAACAGGTTTCGCGCCTGGCCCTGCAGTGGGAAGAGCGCGTAAAACTGGTGCTGGCGGAAGATCTGTGCCTTAGGCGCCTGAAGTTCTCAGAAGAGCTGATGAAAGAAAACGACGACATTCCCGAAGCCGATAACGCCGCTCGTCTCGACGCGGATTTCGCGCTGATGTCCGACGCTATTACCGGCCTGCAGGATCGCGTCATCACCATTTTCGGTGGCGAGGCGGAATAG
- the mnmH gene encoding tRNA 2-selenouridine(34) synthase MnmH: protein MSQRPDTQDYRALFLADAPMMDMRAPQEFDKGAFPSAHSLPVMTDIERAKVGTCYKRDGQEAAIELGHRLVSGEVRAERLAAWREFAQAHPDGYLYCFRGGLRSQTVRQWLRDEGIDYPLVIGGYKAMRRFLIDELERSLATADIVLIGGKTGTGKTRVVWDLSDCIDLEGLANHRGSTFGQMPSPQPSQIDFENQLSIAFMKLLNRAGPRVYLEDEGRLIGRLYLPEILRDKMKHAPLVIVEQNLAERVDVVIDDYIVDLGERYRTLYGDDGHARHAQKLQDDLAKIRKRLGGERHQQMSAVMADAFAAQAASGDLQGHREWIGFLLEKYYDPMYEYQLEQREGEVLFSGSRDEVVCWCEGAR from the coding sequence TTGAGCCAGCGCCCGGACACCCAGGATTACCGAGCGCTTTTTCTTGCCGACGCGCCCATGATGGACATGCGGGCGCCTCAGGAATTCGATAAGGGCGCCTTTCCCAGCGCCCACAGCCTGCCGGTGATGACTGACATCGAGCGCGCCAAGGTGGGCACCTGTTACAAGCGCGATGGCCAGGAGGCCGCAATCGAGCTGGGCCATCGCCTGGTGAGTGGCGAGGTGCGCGCCGAGCGTCTGGCGGCATGGCGCGAATTTGCCCAGGCCCACCCCGACGGTTATCTCTATTGCTTTCGCGGCGGCCTGCGCTCGCAGACGGTGCGCCAGTGGCTGCGCGACGAGGGTATCGATTACCCGCTGGTGATAGGCGGCTACAAGGCCATGCGCCGGTTTCTCATCGACGAACTGGAGCGCTCCCTCGCTACCGCAGATATTGTCCTGATCGGCGGAAAAACCGGCACCGGTAAAACACGGGTTGTGTGGGATTTGTCCGACTGCATTGATCTCGAAGGGCTGGCCAATCACCGCGGCTCTACCTTTGGCCAGATGCCCAGCCCTCAGCCCAGCCAGATCGACTTCGAGAACCAGCTCAGCATTGCGTTTATGAAACTGCTCAATCGCGCCGGGCCGCGGGTATATCTCGAAGATGAGGGCCGCCTGATCGGCCGCCTGTACCTGCCGGAAATTCTGCGCGACAAAATGAAGCATGCACCGCTGGTGATTGTCGAGCAAAACCTGGCGGAGCGGGTGGATGTCGTTATCGACGATTACATTGTCGATCTCGGTGAGCGCTACCGCACGTTGTACGGTGACGACGGCCATGCGCGCCACGCCCAGAAGTTGCAGGACGATCTTGCCAAAATTCGCAAACGCCTCGGGGGTGAGCGCCACCAGCAGATGAGCGCGGTTATGGCCGATGCATTTGCCGCCCAGGCAGCAAGCGGAGACCTGCAGGGCCACCGGGAATGGATCGGCTTTCTGCTCGAGAAATATTACGACCCCATGTACGAATACCAGCTGGAACAACGCGAGGGTGAAGTACTGTTCAGCGGCAGCCGGGATGAAGTGGTGTGCTGGTGTGAGGGAGCGCGCTGA
- a CDS encoding FAD-dependent oxidoreductase, with product MQAQAEYVRDLVLVGGGHAHVLALRMLAMQPLAGLRTTLISPASHTPYSGMLPGLVAEHYQFEDTHIDLARLCQWAGARFVAAEVTGLDPHAKTLQLAGRPPVEYDVVSLDIGSQPELDSVPGARAHSVPVKPVAGLWQRWRELEGRLAESTADHRVVVVGGGAGSVELVLAMAHAQAHNHLKFDLICGATEILQGYNRGARAATERALKAFGINLHLDSRVAEVEDAALVLTDGTRHLYDDLFWCTGAAAAAWVADSGLACDDRGFLRISNTLQSVDHPDVFGAGDIASQDEYPRPKAGVYAVRQGPVLAANLRAYLLGKPLREHRPQQRFLSLVSLGDRNAAADRGPLYASGGWVWRWKDRIDREFMGRFENLPPMPATTTGEAIPGALDPHRQAHCGGCGAKVGARGLAATLARLAMAFPDHCPVPGDGDDAATILGEAGQPTLQSVDVLRQLVADPWLMGRIAANHALSDLYACGVRPVSALAAVTLPFASGSLLQRELEQLLAGPCTSSAKWIASWLAATVCRARNYSLGLPLTASPWTAPGA from the coding sequence ATGCAGGCCCAGGCCGAGTATGTGCGCGACCTGGTGCTGGTCGGCGGCGGCCATGCCCATGTACTCGCACTGCGGATGCTGGCCATGCAGCCACTGGCCGGATTGCGTACCACCCTGATTTCACCGGCCAGCCATACGCCATACTCGGGCATGTTGCCGGGCCTGGTGGCGGAACACTATCAGTTTGAAGACACCCACATCGATCTGGCCCGCCTGTGTCAGTGGGCAGGAGCGCGGTTCGTCGCTGCTGAAGTGACTGGTTTGGACCCGCATGCGAAGACCCTGCAACTGGCCGGGCGCCCGCCTGTGGAATATGACGTGGTCAGCCTGGATATTGGCTCTCAACCTGAGCTTGATTCCGTGCCCGGCGCCCGCGCGCATTCTGTACCTGTGAAACCGGTTGCCGGCCTGTGGCAGCGCTGGCGTGAACTCGAGGGTCGCCTGGCGGAATCGACCGCTGACCATCGCGTGGTCGTCGTGGGCGGCGGCGCCGGCAGCGTAGAACTGGTGTTGGCGATGGCCCACGCCCAGGCGCATAACCATTTGAAGTTCGACCTGATTTGTGGGGCGACGGAAATCCTGCAGGGTTATAACCGGGGTGCCAGAGCGGCAACCGAGCGCGCCCTGAAAGCCTTCGGCATTAACCTGCACCTCGACAGCCGCGTCGCCGAAGTGGAAGACGCCGCGCTGGTGTTAACCGACGGCACGCGCCACCTCTACGACGATTTGTTCTGGTGTACCGGCGCCGCTGCCGCAGCCTGGGTGGCAGACAGCGGCCTAGCCTGTGACGACCGGGGTTTCCTCCGAATTAGCAACACCTTGCAGTCCGTAGATCACCCCGATGTATTTGGCGCTGGCGATATCGCTTCGCAAGACGAATACCCGCGGCCCAAGGCCGGCGTATATGCGGTGCGCCAGGGCCCCGTGCTGGCGGCCAACCTGCGCGCCTATTTGCTGGGCAAGCCATTGCGCGAGCACCGCCCGCAGCAGCGTTTTCTGTCACTGGTGTCGCTGGGGGATCGCAACGCCGCTGCCGATCGCGGGCCACTGTATGCCTCCGGTGGCTGGGTCTGGCGCTGGAAAGATCGCATCGACCGCGAATTTATGGGCCGTTTCGAAAACCTGCCGCCAATGCCTGCGACGACAACCGGCGAGGCGATACCCGGTGCCCTGGACCCACATCGCCAGGCCCACTGTGGCGGCTGTGGCGCCAAGGTAGGGGCTCGCGGTCTGGCCGCCACTCTGGCGAGGCTGGCGATGGCATTTCCTGACCATTGCCCGGTACCAGGTGATGGCGACGATGCAGCGACAATCCTGGGTGAGGCCGGCCAGCCCACCTTGCAAAGCGTTGATGTGCTGCGCCAGCTGGTGGCCGATCCCTGGCTGATGGGGCGCATTGCGGCCAACCATGCCCTGAGTGATCTTTACGCCTGCGGTGTGCGCCCGGTGTCTGCGCTGGCAGCGGTGACATTGCCCTTTGCCAGCGGCTCACTGCTGCAGCGCGAGTTGGAGCAGTTGCTCGCCGGGCCCTGCACGAGTTCAGCCAAGTGGATTGCCAGCTGGCTGGCGGCCACAGTATGCAGGGCCCGGAATTACAGCTTGGGTTTACCGTTAACGGCCAGCCCATGGACAGCGCCCGGGGCGTGA